A window of Microcystis aeruginosa FD4 contains these coding sequences:
- a CDS encoding gas vesicle protein, with amino-acid sequence MTSSTFAGSLKNQSNNSLKTATQGSSLADILERVLDKGIVIAGDISVSIASTELLNIRIRLLIASVDKAREMGINWWEGDPYLHSQSQALLAENRELSLRLQTLETELETLKSLSQLSAMESHDTSPNDEAHSPDA; translated from the coding sequence GTGACTTCTTCCACTTTTGCTGGCTCGCTCAAAAACCAGTCAAACAACTCCCTGAAAACAGCAACTCAAGGTTCGAGTTTAGCGGATATCCTTGAACGGGTTTTAGATAAAGGAATTGTGATTGCTGGCGATATTTCCGTTTCGATCGCCTCCACTGAACTTCTAAATATCCGCATTCGTTTGTTAATTGCCTCTGTTGATAAAGCAAGGGAAATGGGAATCAACTGGTGGGAAGGGGACCCCTACCTCCATAGCCAATCCCAAGCTTTACTAGCAGAAAATCGGGAACTTTCACTCCGACTCCAAACCTTGGAAACTGAGCTTGAAACCTTAAAATCCTTAAGCCAATTGAGTGCAATGGAGAGCCATGATACCAGTCCGAACGATGAAGCACATTCCCCAGATGCGTGA
- a CDS encoding gas vesicle protein, translated as MIPVRTMKHIPQMREIPHLNPQRLGNLHETITPLDKARETAINGLQGYPYLPSQCQALFAENLELSRRLQALKSLAKLSAMESRDTSANDQSHSLYTLKFLN; from the coding sequence ATGATACCAGTCCGAACGATGAAGCACATTCCCCAGATGCGTGAAATTCCTCACCTGAATCCTCAAAGGTTAGGAAATTTACACGAGACGATTACCCCCCTTGATAAAGCAAGGGAAACGGCGATTAACGGCTTGCAAGGTTATCCCTACCTCCCTAGCCAATGCCAAGCTTTATTCGCAGAAAACCTGGAACTTTCACGCCGACTTCAAGCCTTAAAATCCTTAGCCAAATTGAGTGCAATGGAGAGCCGTGATACCAGTGCGAACGATCAGTCACATTCTTTATATACATTGAAATTCCTCAATTGA
- a CDS encoding gas vesicle protein K produces MTLACTPYDSDNQALLTRPESNSQAGLAPLLLTVVELVRQLLEAQIIRRMEKGVLSESDLDKAAESIQKLQEQILHLCEIFEVEPEELNVHLGEFGTLLPEAGSYYPGKEGIKPSVLELVDRLLNTGVVVEGNVDLGLAQLDLIHLKLRLVLTSQPL; encoded by the coding sequence ATGACACTTGCTTGCACACCTTACGATTCTGATAATCAAGCCTTGCTGACCCGTCCAGAAAGTAATAGCCAAGCTGGTTTAGCCCCTTTACTGTTAACTGTCGTGGAACTGGTACGCCAATTGCTCGAAGCCCAAATCATTCGCCGGATGGAAAAAGGGGTTCTCAGCGAGTCTGATTTGGATAAAGCCGCCGAAAGTATCCAAAAATTACAAGAACAAATTCTCCATTTGTGTGAAATTTTTGAGGTTGAGCCAGAAGAGTTAAATGTCCACCTAGGAGAGTTTGGCACTCTTTTACCGGAAGCAGGGAGTTATTATCCTGGAAAGGAGGGGATTAAGCCTTCTGTGTTGGAATTAGTGGATAGACTCCTCAATACAGGAGTTGTTGTGGAAGGAAATGTTGATCTGGGTTTAGCTCAACTAGATCTAATTCACCTCAAGCTTCGTTTGGTTTTAACTTCTCAGCCGCTTTAA
- a CDS encoding GvpL/GvpF family gas vesicle protein, whose product MTVGLYLYGIFPEPVPDGLVLQGIDNEPVHSEMIDGFSFLYSAAHKEKYLASRRYLICHEKVLETVMEAGFTTLLPLRFGLVIKTWESVTEQLITPYKTQLKELFAKLSGQREVSIKIFWDNQWELQAALESNPKLKQERDAMMGKNLNMEEIIHIGQMIEGAVLQRKQDIIQVFRDKLNHCAQEVIESDPMTDDMIYNAAYLIPWEQEPEFSQNVEAIDQQFGDRLRIRYNNLTAPYTFAQLI is encoded by the coding sequence ATGACAGTGGGTCTTTATTTATATGGAATATTTCCCGAACCAGTTCCTGACGGACTGGTTTTGCAAGGGATTGATAATGAACCAGTTCACAGTGAGATGATTGATGGTTTTAGTTTTCTCTACTCCGCTGCTCATAAAGAGAAGTATTTGGCATCCCGTCGCTATTTAATTTGCCATGAAAAAGTCTTAGAAACTGTCATGGAAGCAGGGTTTACAACGTTGTTGCCCCTGCGGTTTGGCTTAGTTATCAAAACCTGGGAATCCGTTACCGAACAACTAATTACTCCCTATAAAACCCAACTGAAAGAATTATTTGCTAAACTGTCAGGACAACGAGAGGTTAGCATTAAGATTTTTTGGGATAATCAGTGGGAGTTACAAGCTGCTTTGGAGTCTAATCCTAAGTTAAAGCAAGAACGGGATGCGATGATGGGGAAAAACTTAAATATGGAAGAAATTATCCATATAGGTCAAATGATTGAAGGCGCTGTATTGCAACGGAAACAAGACATTATTCAAGTCTTTAGAGATAAATTAAATCATTGCGCCCAAGAGGTGATTGAAAGCGATCCGATGACGGATGACATGATTTACAATGCAGCTTATTTAATTCCCTGGGAGCAAGAGCCGGAATTTAGCCAAAACGTTGAAGCGATCGATCAGCAGTTTGGTGATCGCCTAAGAATTCGCTATAACAATTTAACTGCACCCTATACCTTTGCCCAACTTATCTAA
- a CDS encoding gas vesicle protein GvpG: protein MFLDLLLLPVTGPIGGLIWIGEKIQERADIEYDEAENLHKLLLSLQLAYDMGNISEEEFEIQEEELLLKIQALEEEEEEAENQSESSL from the coding sequence ATGTTTCTCGATCTCTTACTTCTTCCTGTTACCGGTCCTATTGGGGGTCTAATCTGGATTGGGGAGAAAATTCAAGAGCGTGCAGATATAGAATATGATGAGGCGGAAAATTTGCACAAATTATTATTATCCTTACAACTAGCTTACGATATGGGCAATATTTCCGAGGAAGAGTTTGAAATTCAGGAAGAAGAACTTTTATTAAAAATTCAAGCCTTAGAAGAAGAAGAAGAGGAGGCAGAAAACCAATCTGAATCTTCTCTCTAA
- a CDS encoding gas vesicle protein, which yields MTTTRSPRPIRSKISTMPRKQSEADQQLELYKLITEKQRIQEKLEMMERQIQQLKSRLTFVTDQIETTEQSIQNLRTVNPPIVAKKPDYPKTVAHSSNNNSSNFQAFYLEY from the coding sequence ATGACAACCACTCGTTCACCCAGACCAATTAGATCTAAAATTAGCACTATGCCTCGGAAACAATCTGAAGCAGATCAGCAGCTTGAGCTTTATAAGTTAATTACTGAAAAACAACGTATCCAAGAAAAATTAGAAATGATGGAGCGGCAGATTCAGCAGTTAAAAAGTCGTCTGACGTTTGTGACAGATCAAATTGAGACTACAGAACAAAGTATTCAAAATTTGCGTACAGTCAATCCTCCTATTGTAGCTAAAAAACCTGATTACCCCAAAACTGTTGCTCACTCCTCTAATAATAATTCTAGTAATTTCCAAGCTTTTTACCTAGAATATTAA
- a CDS encoding GvpL/GvpF family gas vesicle protein — MKLYNLYTYAFLKTPRESLKLPVGMANPLLLITGGDLSAVVETEVCLDTLQNDDERLIQSVLCHDRVICQLFQQTTILPLRFGTSFLEAENLLTHLYSHAQEYQEKIEELEGKGEYLLKSIPRKPEEPVLSSESRGRQYFLAKKQLYEAQQDFYTLQGSEWQNLGHLVTQSYPSTRIITAPGTESRIYLLVSFQEEPLLIEQVLHWQKACPRWELQLGQVSPPYHFT, encoded by the coding sequence ATGAAATTGTACAATCTATATACTTACGCTTTTTTGAAAACCCCCAGAGAAAGCCTAAAATTACCGGTTGGAATGGCTAACCCATTGTTACTGATAACTGGTGGAGACCTCTCGGCCGTAGTCGAAACCGAAGTTTGTTTAGACACTTTACAAAATGATGATGAACGCTTGATTCAATCGGTTTTATGTCACGATCGAGTCATCTGTCAATTATTTCAACAAACCACTATTTTACCCCTACGTTTTGGCACATCTTTTTTAGAGGCAGAAAATTTATTGACTCATCTTTATTCTCATGCCCAAGAATATCAAGAAAAAATTGAAGAACTTGAGGGAAAAGGAGAATATCTTTTAAAATCTATTCCCCGTAAGCCAGAGGAGCCTGTACTCTCTTCTGAAAGCAGGGGCAGACAATATTTTTTAGCCAAAAAACAGCTTTATGAAGCCCAACAAGATTTTTATACTTTGCAAGGTTCAGAATGGCAAAATCTCGGGCATTTAGTGACCCAAAGCTATCCGTCAACGAGGATTATTACTGCTCCAGGGACAGAATCACGAATTTATCTTTTAGTTAGTTTTCAAGAAGAACCTTTACTAATCGAGCAAGTCTTGCATTGGCAGAAAGCTTGCCCCCGTTGGGAATTACAATTAGGACAAGTTTCTCCCCCCTATCACTTTACTTAA
- a CDS encoding ArsA family ATPase: MTNFNLVNNSLSRYDTRHLVMFSGKGGVGKTTLSCGFARRWAKLFPEEQILLISTDPAHSLGDVLQTEVSDQASPVKDLSNLKVRALDAEKLLLEFKEKYGKFLELLVERGSFVEGEDLTPVWDLDWPGLDEIMGLLEIQRLLIENVVDRIVVDMAPSGHTLNLLGIKDFLEIILNSLELFQEKHRVISQTFSKTYNADDVDDFLVKTQSELTEGKRILQDRDFTLCLIVAIAEPMSLLETERLLNSLHHLNIPCGSLFINRILTDPNQNLDRYSEQQQLLDKFLKIPGQETIFTLPQQAKEPLGGEALDQIMSQIKILEQVEFIAPPPIQWPQKILPSFSDFIDDKRQLIIIGGKGGVGKTTVAAAIGWALANRHPEQKIRIISIDPAHSLGDAFGTKLGHQSTQLTDNLSGQEVDANIILEKFRDDYLWELAEMISGEGKEEGNIKLAYTPEAWRQIVAQSLPGIDEMLSLVKVMELLDQKQQDLIILDTAPTGHLLRFLEMPTALGDWLSWIFKLWMKYQNVLGRVDLMGRLRTLRQQVMSAQKKLKDPQHTEFIGVLQAQDAIVAEQLRLTASLKKMGVYQRYVVQNRYHANEEIDRDLFPDQTLIRLPSLPRSVEPLARVKGAADLLF, translated from the coding sequence ATGACTAACTTTAACTTGGTAAATAACTCTCTAAGTCGTTATGACACTCGACATTTAGTTATGTTTAGTGGCAAAGGAGGAGTGGGAAAAACTACCCTTTCCTGTGGATTTGCTCGCCGTTGGGCTAAATTATTTCCCGAGGAACAAATACTATTAATCTCAACCGATCCGGCTCATTCTTTAGGGGATGTATTGCAAACAGAAGTTAGCGATCAAGCATCACCTGTAAAAGACTTATCCAACTTAAAAGTTAGGGCATTAGATGCGGAAAAATTGCTCTTAGAATTTAAAGAAAAATACGGAAAATTTTTAGAACTTTTAGTAGAACGGGGCAGTTTTGTTGAAGGAGAAGATTTAACTCCTGTTTGGGATTTAGACTGGCCAGGTTTAGATGAAATTATGGGTCTATTAGAAATTCAACGATTACTAATCGAGAATGTTGTAGATCGAATTGTTGTTGATATGGCTCCCTCTGGTCATACCTTGAATTTATTGGGAATTAAAGACTTTTTAGAGATTATTTTAAATTCTCTAGAGTTGTTTCAAGAAAAACATCGTGTTATTTCGCAAACTTTTTCAAAAACCTACAATGCCGATGATGTGGATGACTTTTTAGTGAAAACACAATCAGAATTAACCGAAGGCAAACGAATCCTACAAGATCGGGATTTTACCCTTTGTTTAATTGTGGCAATTGCCGAACCGATGAGTTTATTAGAAACCGAACGATTACTCAATAGTTTGCATCACTTAAATATTCCCTGCGGCAGCTTATTCATTAATCGCATTTTAACGGATCCTAATCAAAATTTAGATCGCTATAGTGAGCAACAGCAACTCCTCGATAAATTCCTAAAAATTCCAGGTCAGGAGACAATTTTTACCCTGCCCCAACAGGCAAAAGAACCCCTAGGAGGTGAAGCATTAGATCAGATCATGAGTCAAATTAAAATCCTCGAACAAGTAGAATTTATTGCGCCACCTCCTATTCAATGGCCGCAAAAAATTCTGCCGAGTTTTAGTGATTTTATTGACGACAAACGCCAACTAATTATCATTGGTGGCAAGGGGGGGGTGGGAAAAACCACCGTTGCCGCAGCCATTGGTTGGGCGTTAGCTAATCGTCATCCCGAGCAAAAAATTAGAATTATTTCTATTGATCCAGCGCATTCTTTGGGAGATGCCTTTGGGACAAAGTTAGGACATCAATCCACACAATTAACTGATAATTTAAGTGGTCAAGAAGTTGATGCTAATATCATTTTAGAAAAATTTCGGGATGATTATTTATGGGAACTGGCAGAAATGATTAGTGGTGAAGGTAAGGAAGAAGGGAACATCAAACTAGCTTATACTCCGGAAGCTTGGCGACAAATTGTTGCTCAATCTCTGCCAGGAATTGATGAAATGTTATCCCTAGTAAAAGTAATGGAGTTATTAGACCAGAAACAACAAGATTTGATTATTTTAGATACGGCTCCTACCGGTCATCTCCTGCGATTTTTGGAAATGCCAACGGCTTTAGGAGATTGGTTGAGTTGGATTTTTAAGCTTTGGATGAAATATCAAAATGTCTTAGGGCGTGTAGATTTAATGGGACGATTGCGAACCTTAAGACAACAAGTGATGTCTGCCCAGAAAAAACTCAAAGACCCCCAACATACAGAATTTATTGGAGTTTTGCAAGCCCAAGATGCTATCGTTGCCGAACAACTGCGATTGACAGCATCTTTGAAAAAAATGGGAGTCTATCAACGTTATGTCGTGCAGAATCGTTATCATGCTAATGAGGAAATTGATCGGGATTTATTCCCGGATCAAACTTTGATCCGCTTACCCAGTTTACCCCGGTCAGTAGAACCTCTAGCCCGGGTAAAAGGCGCAGCAGATCTGTTATTTTAA
- a CDS encoding AAA family ATPase: protein MAELFKGFEQLVELAKILEEKLEKGEIKTEMQFNSRPLSNIPRSGGIPRSGGVSRPSNSGGDDFEVNRHRSSSTDSEVKDSMTPPEGPTTASLKDVGGLTEVIKELKELIAIPLKRPDLLAKLGLEPTRGVLLVGPPGTGKTLTARALAEELGVNYIALVGPEVISKYYGEAEQKLRGIFEKAGKNAPCIVFIDEIDSMAPDRSKVEGEVEKRLVAQLLGLMDGFAQSQGVIVLAATNRPDHLDPALRRPGRFDREVLFRVPDRKGRLEILHILTRSMPLDESVSLDLIADNAVGFVGSDLKAVCQKAAYSALRRQVPTIDSQIPETMTVVQADFLQALKEVKPAVLRSVEVESPHVAWDNIGGLEQIKQTLQESVEGALLHPQLYTQTKAQAPKGILLWGPPGTGKTLLAKAVASQARANFISINGPELLSKWVGASEQAVRELFAKARQAAPCVVFIDEIDTLAPARGRYSGDSGVSDRVVGQILTELDGLQTGATILVIGATNRPDALDPALLRAGRLDLQLKVDLPNASSRLAILGVHNDERPLEDVDLGYWAEATEGWNGADLALLCNQAALMAIRRYRHQGMTDPAEIRITTADFNHAYQLLVEQRAN from the coding sequence ATGGCAGAATTATTCAAAGGCTTCGAGCAATTAGTCGAACTGGCTAAAATCTTGGAAGAGAAACTGGAAAAAGGGGAAATTAAAACCGAAATGCAATTTAATTCTCGTCCCTTGAGTAATATTCCCCGTTCTGGCGGTATTCCCCGTTCAGGGGGAGTTTCTCGTCCGAGCAATTCTGGCGGGGATGATTTTGAGGTCAATCGCCATCGCTCATCCTCCACTGATTCAGAGGTTAAAGACAGTATGACACCGCCCGAAGGACCGACCACGGCTTCCCTGAAAGATGTTGGTGGCTTGACGGAAGTGATTAAAGAACTCAAAGAACTAATTGCCATTCCCCTGAAACGCCCCGACTTGTTGGCCAAGTTAGGACTTGAACCCACTCGCGGCGTTCTCTTAGTCGGACCACCTGGAACCGGTAAAACCCTGACTGCCCGTGCTTTGGCCGAAGAACTCGGTGTTAACTATATTGCCTTAGTCGGACCTGAGGTGATCAGCAAATATTATGGGGAAGCCGAGCAAAAACTGCGGGGAATTTTTGAGAAAGCCGGTAAGAATGCGCCTTGTATCGTTTTTATTGACGAAATTGATAGCATGGCACCCGATCGCAGTAAAGTTGAAGGGGAAGTAGAAAAAAGACTGGTGGCCCAATTGCTGGGTTTAATGGATGGCTTTGCCCAAAGCCAAGGGGTGATTGTTCTAGCGGCGACAAACCGTCCCGACCATCTTGACCCTGCCCTCCGTCGCCCTGGACGGTTTGACCGAGAAGTCCTCTTTCGGGTGCCTGACCGCAAGGGCCGTTTAGAAATCCTCCATATTCTCACCCGTTCCATGCCCCTAGATGAATCAGTTTCCCTAGATTTGATTGCCGATAATGCGGTGGGATTTGTCGGGTCAGATTTAAAAGCCGTTTGCCAGAAAGCGGCCTATAGTGCTTTGCGACGCCAGGTTCCTACGATTGACTCGCAAATTCCGGAAACAATGACGGTGGTTCAAGCCGACTTTTTGCAAGCCCTTAAAGAAGTTAAACCGGCGGTATTGCGGTCTGTGGAGGTGGAATCTCCCCATGTGGCCTGGGACAATATTGGCGGACTTGAACAGATTAAACAAACCCTACAGGAGTCCGTGGAAGGGGCATTACTCCATCCGCAATTATATACGCAAACCAAAGCCCAAGCTCCCAAAGGGATTTTACTTTGGGGTCCCCCCGGAACGGGAAAAACCTTATTGGCCAAAGCGGTTGCATCTCAGGCGCGAGCTAATTTTATTAGTATTAATGGACCTGAGCTTTTGAGTAAATGGGTGGGTGCGAGTGAACAAGCGGTGCGTGAGTTGTTTGCCAAAGCTCGTCAGGCAGCCCCTTGTGTGGTTTTTATTGATGAAATTGATACTTTAGCACCAGCAAGAGGTCGTTATAGTGGGGATTCAGGCGTGAGTGACCGGGTTGTGGGACAAATCCTCACGGAGTTAGATGGGTTGCAAACGGGGGCAACGATTTTAGTGATTGGAGCCACTAATCGCCCAGATGCCTTAGACCCAGCCTTATTGCGAGCGGGACGGTTGGATTTACAGTTAAAAGTTGATTTACCGAATGCCTCTAGTCGTTTAGCAATTCTCGGGGTTCATAATGATGAACGTCCTTTAGAGGATGTGGATTTAGGCTATTGGGCCGAGGCAACCGAAGGCTGGAATGGCGCAGATTTAGCGTTATTATGTAACCAAGCGGCACTGATGGCAATTCGTCGTTATCGCCATCAGGGAATGACTGACCCGGCTGAGATTCGCATTACAACGGCTGATTTTAATCATGCTTACCAACTGTTGGTTGAACAGCGTGCCAATTGA
- a CDS encoding B12-binding domain-containing radical SAM protein: protein MKALLLWPLMPNSFWSYQETLDLAGLRSTNPPLGLITVAALLPSDWEIRFVDRNVRLETASDWEWCDLVIISAMIIQKKDFQELIAKGLQLGKKVAVGGPYPTSYPEVAQKAGADYLILDEGELTIPLFLAALERGEPSGVFRASEKPDVTMTPIARYDLLDLDAYLAITVQFSRGCPFQCEFCDIINLYGRKPRTKTPEQMLAELETLYQLGWRRYIFVVDDNFIGNKRNAKVFLRELIPWMEQHQYPFKLITEASLNLAEDSELIELMVKAGFMLVFMGIETPDTDSLMGINKVQNTRQSLIESCHKITRMGLQIMSGFIIGFDNEKPGAGQRIKEFIMEASIPQGQFSLLQALQNTALWNRLQREGRLVDGMGTFHQGAMMNFEPTRPVEEITEEYIDAFWEIYDPVNYLKRTFNHFMIMGGWRGKSNRKLDWQQWQLFRSLLWRQGIVRPTRFRFWWQLAVIAWVKPRLLEEYLATLGIGEHFFAYRYEVREQLLKQLADLKQQKARVAQLEKTLKS from the coding sequence ATGAAAGCCCTATTACTGTGGCCGCTGATGCCCAACTCCTTTTGGTCCTATCAAGAGACTTTAGATCTAGCCGGTTTAAGATCAACTAATCCGCCCCTGGGTTTAATTACGGTGGCAGCCCTGTTACCATCCGATTGGGAAATCCGGTTTGTTGATCGCAATGTCCGATTAGAAACAGCTTCGGATTGGGAGTGGTGCGATCTGGTAATCATCTCCGCCATGATCATTCAGAAAAAGGACTTTCAAGAATTGATTGCCAAAGGGTTGCAGTTGGGTAAAAAAGTGGCTGTGGGCGGGCCTTACCCCACCTCCTATCCAGAAGTTGCCCAAAAAGCTGGGGCAGATTACCTGATTCTCGATGAAGGAGAACTGACAATCCCGCTGTTCCTGGCGGCCCTGGAGCGGGGTGAACCGAGTGGTGTCTTTAGAGCCAGCGAGAAACCCGATGTCACCATGACACCGATCGCCCGCTATGATCTACTAGATCTGGATGCCTATCTGGCGATTACCGTGCAGTTTTCTCGCGGTTGCCCCTTTCAATGCGAATTTTGTGACATCATCAACCTCTATGGCCGCAAACCGCGCACCAAAACCCCAGAACAAATGTTGGCTGAGTTGGAGACGTTATATCAACTGGGCTGGAGGCGCTACATTTTTGTTGTCGATGACAACTTCATTGGCAATAAGCGGAATGCCAAGGTGTTTCTGCGGGAGTTGATCCCCTGGATGGAACAACATCAGTATCCCTTTAAACTGATTACGGAAGCTTCCCTTAATCTGGCCGAAGACAGCGAACTGATCGAGTTAATGGTCAAGGCCGGCTTTATGCTGGTGTTTATGGGGATTGAGACCCCAGATACCGATAGCTTAATGGGCATTAACAAGGTTCAAAACACCCGCCAATCCCTGATCGAATCCTGTCACAAAATTACCCGCATGGGGCTGCAGATTATGTCTGGCTTCATTATCGGTTTTGACAATGAGAAACCAGGCGCAGGGCAGCGGATCAAAGAGTTTATTATGGAGGCGAGTATTCCCCAGGGGCAGTTTAGCCTGCTCCAAGCACTGCAAAATACCGCCCTGTGGAATCGCCTGCAACGGGAAGGTCGTCTGGTGGATGGTATGGGTACTTTTCATCAGGGAGCGATGATGAACTTTGAGCCAACTCGCCCAGTGGAAGAGATTACCGAAGAATACATCGATGCTTTCTGGGAAATCTACGATCCTGTTAACTACCTGAAACGAACCTTCAACCATTTCATGATCATGGGGGGATGGCGCGGCAAATCGAACCGTAAATTAGATTGGCAACAGTGGCAATTGTTCCGTTCCTTGCTCTGGCGGCAGGGGATTGTCCGACCGACGCGGTTCCGTTTCTGGTGGCAACTGGCGGTGATTGCCTGGGTCAAGCCCCGTCTGCTAGAAGAGTATCTAGCGACCCTAGGGATAGGTGAGCATTTTTTTGCCTATCGCTATGAAGTCAGAGAACAATTACTAAAACAACTAGCCGATTTGAAGCAACAGAAAGCAAGGGTAGCCCAGCTGGAAAAAACGCTCAAAAGCTAG